In the genome of Vibrio ziniensis, the window TGGAGCATCTTTAACCTGACACATACGGAAGATATCACCAGCTTCAACTTCTTGCTCTAGAAGCACTTTACCTGCCGCATCAACAACACGTACCGCACCATCAGCATCTAAGATGAATGTTTTATCGTGTGAGCCGTATTCTTCTGCTTTTTGCGCCATTAGACCTACGTTTGGTACGCTGCCCATTGTTGTTGGGTCAAATGCGCCATGTTCTTTACAGAATTCGATAACTGCTTGATAAACACCCGCATAACAACGATCTGGGATCACCGCTTTGGTATCTTTCTGTTTACCATCAGGTCCCCACATTTGACCAGATGAACGAATCATTGCTGGCATGGAGGCATCAACGATGATGTCACTTGGTACATGTAGGTTAGTAATACCACGGTCAGAATCAACCATAGCTAGCGGTGGTTGAGTGGCGTAAACTGCTTGAAGCGCAGCTTCAATTTCTTGGCGTTGTGCTTCAGGTAATGCTTGAATCTTCGCATATACATCACCTAGACCGTTGTTTACATCGACGCCAAGCTTGTCAAATACTTCACCGTACTTGTCGAAGACTTCTTTGTAGTAAACCTTAACGGCATGACCAAATATTACTGGGTCAGATACTTTCATCATGGTTGCTTTCATATGTAGAGAAAGCAGAACGTCTTGTTGTTTTGCGTCAGCAATTTCTTTTTCGAAAAACGCAACTAGCGCTTTCTTGTTCAATACACTGGCATCAATAATTTCTTTATCTTTAAGAGCAAAAGGCTTTTTCAGTTCTTTAGTTGAACCGTCTTTAGCTACAAACTGAATAGAAACCTGCGTTGCACCTTCGACAGTGACTGATTTCTCGCTACCGAAGAAATCTTTATCACTCATGCTAGCAACGTGAGATTTAGAATCTGCAGACCAAGCACCCATTGAGTGTGGGTTCTTCTTCGCGTAGTTTTTCACTGATGCTGGCGCACGACGGTCAGAGTTGCCTTCACGTAGTACAGGGTTTACCGCACTACCTTTAATTTTATCGTAAGTGGCTTTAATCGCTTCTTCTTCGTAAGTCGCAGGCTCTTCTGGGTAGTTTGGAAGTGCAAAACCTTTGTCTTGAAGTTCTTTGATAGCAGCCTTTAACTGAGGAACAGATGCCGAGATGTTTGGCAGTTTGATGATGTTCGCTTCAGGAGTTTGTGCAAGTTCACCGAGTTCAGTTAGAGCATCACCAATACGCTGCTCTTCTTTCAAATGCTCAGGGAAGTTAGCAAGAATACGTCCCGCTAAAGAAATATCGCGAGTTTCAATCTCAATGCCCGACGATGCTGTAAATGACTGGATAATTGGCAGCAATGAATATGTAGCAAGTGCTGGGGCTTCGTCAGTGATTGTATAAATAATTGTAGGTTTATTTGTTGGCATGAACTTTCCCTATTTGTTCTAACAACACACGGGCATGTGTTGTGTGAATGTACGGCTCAAGTGGGAAACCTCCCAAACTTGGGCACGATAGTCTCACTCTTTCCTTGTTGTGTTCGAATATTCTATCTACTAACAACCATGATGAGTCTTCGATGCAGTCCTTGAGTAAAGATCGTTATAATTAAACAAAATTAGGATAATAGTCTATCATCTTGTCACTTATCCTATTTCTGGGCGCGGAAATCATAGCGCAAAAGCGAGTTTTAGAAAACTTTCAAATACACTTCATTTACATTTTTGCAAGGTAGTTAACATGTCACCCAGCTCGCGAAAAAGCTCAACTAACGCTTCTCACCCGACAAGCTCACACTCAAAGAAGCCGCGTTTTAAACAAAGTAATAGAACAATATCTAGTCGGTCATCGAATCAGCAGCAAACTCGTAAAACCTCGGTGCAAAAACCTAAGGTGAATCCTGAAAATCGAAAAGTCATTGTGTTCAATAAACCTTATGACACTTTAAGCCAGTTTACCGATGGCGAAGGTCGAAAAACATTGGCGGATTTCATTACTGTAAAGGACGTATATTCGGCAGGCAGACTTGACCGAGACAGCGAAGGCTTGATGGTGTTAACCAACGATGGGATCTTACAAGCTAAGCTCACCCAACCAGAATCAAAATCGGCTAAAACCTATTGGGTTCAAGTTGAAGGAGCCCCTTCCGAGTCAGATTTAGAAAAGCTTCGAAATGGTGTAACCCTAAAAGACGGGCCAACCCTTCCTGCAAAAGTGGTAGTGATGGATGAGCCGCAGCTTTGGGAACGAAATCCCCCTGTACGTTTTCGTGCAGCCATACCAACGACTTGGTTAGCCATTACGATTATTGAAGGGAGAAATCGTCAGGTAAGGCGCATGACTGCACATATTGGCTTCCCAACCCTGCGTTTGGTGCGCTATTCAATGGGCAATATTGAACTTGGTGATCTTCAACCAGGTGAATGGAAAGAGATTCGTTTATAACGGCTTGCTGGCTTCTCTCTGACAATCTGTTCAATCACAATCAACAAACCCGAAATCGAAAGGAAGAGGATATTTACTGATGTTTAAACGTCTAGCTTTGCTTTGTGTACTTATATTCTCTTTCACTGTTCAAAGTACGGTTCTCGAAAACACTCTTACCCCTATTAGCTACAATATTCGGGTTCTTGAAAACAATAAGAAAAACTTACAACACCTAAATCAACCTTTCACAACTCTTATTCGCAGAGCAGATAAAGCGTTAACTAATCCAATTGATCCTGTGACTAACAAGACGTTGATGCCTGCCAGTGGCGACAAACATGACTATTACAGTTTCGGTCCTTATTGGTGGCCAAATCCAGACACACCATCTGGTTTGCCTTATATCCGAAAAGATGGCGAATTCAATTTAGAAACCAGGACTTCTGCTACCGATATGCAAAGACTCATAACCTTTGCTAATAATGTAAAGTTGCTCGGTCTAGCCTACTACTTCTCCGACGATCAAAAATACGCAGATAAAGCGATTGAACAGCTCCGAGCTTGGTTTATCAACTCACAAACCAAAATGAATCCCAATATGAATCACGCACAAGCGATACCCGGTCGAGTTAACGGACGTGGTATTGGCATCATAGATAGTCGCGTATTAATTGGCGTTGTTGACGCTGTTGAATTGATAAAACCAACGCTCTCAGAAAAAGATTATCAAAGCATTGTTGCATGGTTTAGAGAGTTCAATCACTGGTTGGTGTCTAGTGTTAATGGCATCGATGAAGAAAAGCAGAACAACAATCACGGAACTTGGTATGACGCTCAGGTGGTAGCGTTTTCTTTATTTACCCACCAACCCGATATCGCCAAACAACGTTTGCAAATTACGAAAGCCAAGCGAATTGCAAACCAATTTGACCAAGACGGAAAACAAGATGCGGAACTAGCACGCACTCGCCCTTGGCATTATTCCAATTTCAATTTGCAGGCATACAGCTTACTCGGTGTATATGGAGAAAAGCTTGGGGTAGATATCTGGAGTTACCAGAACAACAGTATCGCACTTGAAAACGGCTATCAGTACATCGCCCAATACACCATTTCACCTGAGCGATGGAGTCTTAAAGAGTTCAAAAAAATCAGCCCAAGCATATCGTATTCAAACATGCTGTATGCCAGACATGCTTATGCTGACCCAATATTTAAAAAGGCGGTCACTAAGCTCAACCAATCCAAAGAGAACCAATCAGACATAGCAAATTTGCTATTTTGATTGATGCAACATAAAGAAGTGGTCCACCGGACCTCGACCCTGACCAACACTTAGCTTGTCTGCGCTTCCTATGGCTAGAGTGATGTATTCTTTAGCATGAGACACAGATTGCTGAAGGTCATCCCCCTGCGCGAGAAACGAAGCAATTGCCGATGACAAAGTGCAACCCGTCCCGTGCGTATTGATAGTATCAATTCTCTCTGCGCTTAATTGATGAATCTCATTCTGAGTGATAAGTAGATCATCACTGTAAGATGACTGCTCTAAATGCCCACCTTTTAGTAATACTGCTGAAGTACCTAGCTGCCGTAGAGACAAGACCATATCGTTAATTTCATCAGCATTATTAGGTTGTTCGAGACCAGTCAAAGCAGCCGCTTCAGGAAGATTAGGGGTAATAATATCTGCAAGAGGCAGCAGACATTCTTTCAGACTGGATATCGCGCTTTGTTTCAGCAACAGGTCACCGCTGGTTGCCACCATGACCGGGTCTAGCACGATAAATTGTGGTCTGTATTGACGAAGCTTATCTGCAACCAAATGGATGATGTCGCTATCCGCTAACATACCAATCTTAACAGCGACAATATTTAGGTCTCCAAACACCGCATCTAGTTGGCTTTCAATATGTGCTAGAGGAATGGGTAGAATGTCAGTAACACCTAAGGTATTTTGCGAAGTGATAGCCGTGATAACGGATGCCGCATAACCGCCTGTAGCAGAAATGGCTTTAATATCGGCTTGAATACCCGCGCCGCCGCCACTATCTGAACCAGCAATGGTAAGAACGACAGGAATTGAACTGGATTTATGCATAACTGTTCCTTTGGGGTATGACATACAGGAACAGACTCCCGAACACCTCTGAAGAAGATGGCAATACGAGAAATTCAATCGCGATGATTGGATTAGTTCCCTACGTCAGTATTAACTGAATCAGGTTCAACGGGTCTCGCAATGCGATCTCAGCCTTATGGCTCCCCGACTAATGGCGGACAGAATAACAATTATTTTGTCAGTTATGCAATTTATAACGAGCGCAGAGAATAAGTTACGTAATAGCGTCTATACTTTGTTAAGTAGAATTGTTGAGTAGAATTACACCGTGAGAACAAGTAGGCCGTTAACTCAGTTGGTAGAGTAGTTGACTCTTAATCAATCGGTCGCGGGTTCGAGCCCCGCACGGCCTACCAAAACGTTCTCTTCAGCTAATTAAAGCGCCCCTTACTTGTGACGCTCTTTGAGCTTATTAATCACGTCACTCATTGATAAACCTTGGTCTTGAAGCAAGACAAGCAAGTGATAGATCAAGTCCGCAGACTCACACACTAATTCCGCCTTATCGCCCGACGTCGCCGCAAGTGCGACTTCAACACCTTCTTCGCCCACTTTCTGCGAAATGCGTTTGGTGCCACGCGCATAAAGACTAGCGGTGTAAGAGGATTCAGGGTCGGCACTCTTGCGGGCAGCCAATAGCTGCTCAAGTTGATGAAGCCACACCATTTGTGACTCCTCTTGTGCATCACCGTCCCAACAAGTTGTTGTGCCAGTGTGGCACGTTGGACCAATCGGATTCACTTTCACCAGCAAGGTGTCTTGATCGCAGTCCAAAGCAATATTTTTTAACTGCAGCACGTTGCCAGAGGTTTCACCTTTGGTCCATAAACGCTGCTTAGTGCGCGAATAGAAAGTGACTTGTTCTGTTTCCAATGTTTTAGCTAGTGCTTCTTGGTTCATGTACCCCATCATCAGCACTTGGCTTGAACCAAAGTCCTGCACAATCGCAGGAACAAGACCATCAACCTTTTCCCAATTAATTCGTTCCGCTAGGCTCATAGTCTCACCTCAACCGCTTGTTGTTTTAAATATTGCTTGAGTTCACCAATATTGATGATTTGTTTGTGGAACACTGATGCAGCTAACGCGCCATCAACATTCGCTAATTTGAACGCATCGGCGAAATGCTCCATAGCACCCGCGCCACCAGAAGCAATCAAAGGTACGCGACATACAGATCGAACCATATTCAGTTGCTCTAGGTCGTAACCGTTACGTACACCGTCTTGGTTCATCATATTTAATACAATTTCACCCGCGCCACGTTTCTGCACTTCTTGAACCCAATCTTTGGTTTCCCACTTGGTTGCTTTAGTACGCGCTTCATCACCAGTGAACTGGTAGACCTGATATTTGCCCGTCTCTTTATCAAAATAGGAGTCGATACCTACAACGATACATTGCACGCCAAACTTATCCGCTAGATTGGTAATCAGGTCTGGATTCGCTAATGCTGGCGAGTTAATCGATACTTTGTCCGCTCCGAATTCGAGGATGCGAGCGGCATCTTCGGCTGATTTAATACCACCAGCGACACAGAAAGGAATGTCGATTACCTCTGCAACTCGCGCAACCCAGCTTTTATCCACCACACGACCATCACTGGATGCGGTGATATCGTAAAACACTAACTCATCAGCGCCCTCTTCCGCATAACGTTTTGCTAGCGGAACGATGTCTCCGATGATTTCGTGATTGCGGAACTGAACGCCTTTCACAACCTGTCCGTCACGAACGTCCAAACACGGAATTATACGTTTTGCCAACATGCGAACGCCTCCTCAGTGGTGAATTTACCATCCAGTAATGCTCGACCAACAATCACACCTGCTACACCACTGCCTTTCAGTGCTTCAATATCCGCTAAACTGCCGATACCGCCTGAAGATTGGAACTGAACCTGTGGGTATTGTTTGCAAAGGTCTACATACAGCTCAACGTTAGAACCGGCTAGCGTGCCGTCACGGGAAATGTCTGTGCAGAGTACATGTTTCAAACCGACGGTTAAATAATCATCAATCAGCTCTTCGATAGTGACACCTGAATCTTCCTGCCAACCGGAAATCGCCACTTTGCGTGTACCGTCAGCATCGATGTTTATATCCAGAGCCAGCACAATTTTTTCTGCGCCGTATTTGGTCATCCAACCTTTCACTAGTTCAGGTTGCTTAACAGCCGTTGAACCAACCACAACACGTTGCGCGCCAGCTTCGAGCAGATCAATCACGTCTTGCTCGCTGCGTACACCGCCACCAATTTGAATATTGGCTGGAGTACCTGCCAGTAATTTTGCAATCAGGTCTAACTGGCGAGCACTGGTATCTTTTGCGCCCGTTAAATCCACAAGGTGTAGCCAGTCAGCGCCAGCTTTGTTGTATAAATTGAATTGTTCAACTGGGTCGACTTTATATTCTGTTACTTGGCCGTAATCACCCTGATAGAGGCGTACAACCTGACCTTCAATTAAATCTAATGCGGGAATAATCATTTCTGTTCCTTATTCGACTTGCCGCTTTATCGCTTACAGCTTCCGTCTATTTTTTAGAGCTCTAGGAAGTTCTGAATTAACTTAGAACCGGCTTTTGATGAACGCTCTGGGTGGAACTGAACACCGTAATAGTTGCCATTTTGAATCGCTGCGCTAAATGGATTTCCGTAGTCACATTCTGCGATGGTGTAGTCACCCACAGGCATTGCAAAGCTGTGTACGAAATAGAAGTACTCCCCCTCTTCAATATCTTTGAAAAGAGGGTTGCCAGCTTTAGCCGAAACGGTATTCCAGCCCATGTGAGGCAATGGCAAATCACCGGTTTGCATTAAACGAACTTCACCTTCGACCAAGCCCAGACATTCAACGATATCATCCGCTTTCTGTCCTTTCTCTTCAGACAATTTACCGAGTAACTGCATACCTAAACAGATCCCGAGTAGCGGTTTATCTACCTTTGCCACCAACTCAATAAGGTTACGCTCTTCAAGGTTCTTCATCGCTTCGCTGGCTGTTCCTACACCCGGTAAGAACAACTTATCTGCGGCAAGAACGACTGCTGGGTCTTTTGAAATCGTCACTGGGTAGCCCAAACGTTCAATGGCGAATTTCACCGAAGAAACGTTGGCACACCCCGTATCGATAATGACAACTTTTTGTTCATTCGCCATTAGAGAACCCCTTTGCTGCTTGGCAACTCATTTCCTTGTACTTGAATAGCTTGACGCAGTGTACGACCAAACGCCTTAAATAAGCTTTCAATGATGTGGTGGTCATTCTCGCCAGTAGAAGACAAGTGCAGAGTGCAAGCGAGTGTGTCAGTCAAAGAACGGAAGAAGTGGTAAACCATCTCAGTGGATAAATCACCTACTTCTGGACGGCTGAACTCAGCGTCGAATTTCAAATAAGGGCGACCTGACAGGTCTAATGCACATTGCGCCAAACATTCGTCCATCGGCAGAGTAAAACCAAAACGACCGATACCACGCTTGTCACCTAAGGCTTCTTTAATCGCCTGACCAAGTGCCAAAGCGGTATCTTCAACCGTGTGGTGATCATCGATGTGTAGGTCACCATCCACTTTAAGCTTTAATTGGAAACCACCGTGAGTGGCGATTTGATCAAGCATGTGGTCGAAGAAACCTAAACCGGTTTCGATTTCGTTACCGCCAGTCTCATCAAGATTAACTGCAACCTGAATGTCAGTTTCTTTAGTTTTGCGAACCACTTTTGCAGTGCGAGATTTTACTGTTAAGTCTTTGACGATTTGTGGCCAGTTCATCGTTTCAGGATTGTACTGAATACCACGAATAGCCATGTTCTCTGCTAACTGTAGATCTGTAAGACGGTCACCAATCACAACAGATGATTTAAAGTCAACTTTGCCACCTTGAAGGTACTCTTTCACCATACCCAATTTCGGCTTACGACAAGAGCAGTTGTCTTTTTCAAAGTGTGGACAAATCAGCACATCATCAAACTTCACACCTTGAGAGGAAAAGATATCCATCATCATGTTGTGTGGTGCATCGAAGTCTTCTTGCGGATAGCTACTTGTGCCTAAACCATCTTGGTTAGTCACCATCACCAAACGATAACCCGCGTCTTGCAGAGTCAACAAACTTGGGATAACAAAAGGTTCCAGTTTAAGTTTGTCTAAACGGTCAACCTGAAAATCCACCGGTGGCTCAACAATCAAGGTGCCATCACGGTCGATAAAGAGAATTTTCTGTTGGGTGCTCATTGTAGAATCCTTTCTATTGGTAGTAGTTACGAATAAACGCGACGGTCTTTTCGCACTCTTCTCTATTGCCTACGCTAATACGCACACAATCTTCAATCGGTGAGTTACGTAAAATAATGCCTGAATCCCATGCTGCTTTGAACAAAGCATCGCCGTCTGGGAACTTAACTAACAAGTAGTTACCCCACCCTTCAAACACCTGCACGCCACTAATCATAGATAGACCAACTTGCATATACGCTCGATTAGCGTTTAGATCCAGCACTTGGTATTTTGCACGAGCAAGTCCTGCTTCAGACAATGCTTGAGTAGCAATTTCCGCCACTGGCACTGGTACTGGGTATGGTGCGATGACTTTTAACAGCACATTGATCAACTCTTCATTTGCAAGAGTAAAACCACAACGTAGACCTGCAAGAGCAAACGCTTTTGATAGCGTGCGTAGAATCGCCAAGTTTGGATATTGCGCCAACAAATCAACCGTAGATGCTTCTGGGCAGAAATCGATATACGCTTCATCCATCACGACAATCGCGCGGTCTTTTGTCATCTCTAACAAAGAAACAATGTCTTCGCGCTTAACCAAATTGCCGGTTGGGTTATTTGGGCTACAAACAAATACTAACTTAACATTTTCTAAATTCGCTTCGATGTTAGCTAAATCTAACTGCCACTCAGCAGTCAACGGCACTTTTTTACGTTCAACCCCAAAAGTTTCAGCACTAATAGCGTACATACCATAAGTCGGTGGACAAAATAAAATGGCATCTTTATTTGGTTCACAGAAAGCACGCACTAATAATTCAATACCCTCATCGGCACCACGAGAAGTTAGTACTTGCTCTGGCTTCACACCTGCGTATGACGCATAAGCGTTGATTAGCATGGGTGGCTGACATTCGCTATAACGGTTTAAGCGAGCAAAATTCGTTTTGTACTCGTTGTTGAATGGGGATTCATTAGCGTTTAGCCAAACATCACCACTTCCACCAATACGGCGAGCAGAAAGATAAGGCGTTAATTCCTGAATTTGTTTACGAGCGAGTTTTTCCATGATGATTACGCCTTTTCTTTACCAAGCTTTTCTATTCGAATTGTAACGGCACGTTTGTGTGCGTCTAGACCTTCCGCTTCCGCCATTTTTACTACAGTTGGAGCCAGTGTTTTCAGACCATCTGCGCTTAGCTCTTGAACTGTCATACGCTTGCTGAAATCCGCCAAACCTAAGCTAGAGTATGTGCGAGTGTAACCGTATGTCGGTAGCACGTGGTTAGTACCCGATGCATAGTCACCCACCGATTCTGGAGACCAGTCGCCCAAGAAGATAGAACCTGCGTTATCTAACAATGGAACAAGCTCACGAGGATTCTTAGTTTGAACAATTAAGTGTTCAGGACCGTAATAGTTAGAAATTGAAACTGCTTGGGTCAATGACTCTGCAATAATGATTAAGCTTGAAGCGAGCGCTTTTTGTGCAGTATCTGCACGCGATAGTGACTTCAGTTGTTTCTGAACAGCATCCGCTACTTTATCGGCAACCACAGGAGATGGTGTCACTAGCACTACCTGAGAATCAGGTCCGTGTTCAGCTTGGCTTAGTAAGTCTGCTGCAATAAAATCTGCGTCCGCAGTGTCGTCTGCAATCACTAACACTTCTGATGGACCCGCTGGCATATCAATTGCGGCACCACGGAAATCTTTGCTCACTTGACGTTTTGCTTCGGTTACATACGCATTGCCAGGACCAAAAATTTTGTCCACTTTAGTAACGCTTTCGGTACCATAAGCCATTGCAGCAATCGCCTGACCACCACCAACATTGTAAACTTCATCGATTTTGCAAAGCTTAGCCACATAAAGAATTTCATCGGCGATTGGCGGTGGAGAACACAATACTACTTTACGACAGCCTGCAATTTGTGCTGGCACGCCTAGCATCAACACGGTAGATGGTAATGGTGCGCTGCCGCCAGGAATGTACAAACCCACTTTATTGATTGCGCGGGTCACTTGCTCACACACCACACCCGGCATGGTTTCAACTTTAATTGGTGCCGGCTTTTGAGCCTTATGGAACTTGGTAATATTGTTATAAGCCACTTCTAACGCTTGCTTCATTTCATCATCAAGACGCTCACAAGCAGCGTCGATCTCTTCCGCAGATACACGAATCGATTCTGGCTTATATTTATCAAATTTTTCAGTCAGCTCTAACAGAGCAGAGTCACCTTCCGCGCGAACCTTTGCAATAACCTCTGCCACTGCTGCTGTGATGTTTGCACCTTCAGCGATAGCTGGACGTTCCAGAACAGAATCTTGCTGAGTTTCACTCAGCGATTGCCAAACGATCGTTCTCATCAGGGTTACTCCATCATCTTTTCAATTGGTAATACAAGAATAGAACTTGCACCAAGAGCTTTTAACTTTTCCATTGTTTCCCAGAACAAATTTTCAGCACTGACTAGGTGTACCGCTACGCGGGTTTTATCTGCAGAAAGTGGTAATACGGTTGGGTCTTCCGCGCCTGGCAATAGCGCTGTAATTTGAGGCAACTTCTCTACTGGCGCGTGCAGCATGATGTATTTCGATTCTTTCGCTTGTTGCACGCCATTCATACGAGTTAATAGGCGGTCAATCAAAGCTGCTTTATCTGGTGCAAATTCACCTGTGCGTTGAATCAGTTTCGCTTTCGATTGAAAAATCACTTCCACTTCTTTCAAGCCGTTTGCTTCAAGTGTAGCGCCTGTTGAAACTAAATCTGCAATCGCATCTGCAAGGCCTGCGCGAGGAGCAACTTCCACCGAACCAGTGAGCATACAAGTGCTGAAGTCAATACCACGCTCAGCCATGTACGCTTTAAGAAGTTGAGGATAAGTGGTTGCAATACGTTTGCCTTTAAGATCCTGTGGACCGTTGTATTCCACATCTTTATCAATGGCGATAGAAAGACGACAGCCACCAAAATCCATACGACGAAGGTCAATAAAATCGCTTGGCTGGTTTAGAGCAATGCGGTCATAGCGAGTTTCTTCTAAAACGTTCTCACCCACAAAACCTAAATCAACCACGCCATCCATGATCAAACCCGGGATATCGTCATCACGAACAAGAAGCAGGTCAATTGGCATATTTAGTGAATGAACCACTAAGCGTTCACCCATCACGTTAAACTTAACACCACACTTTTTCAGTAAGTCTTGGCATTCTTCACTTAAACGACCTTTCTTCTGGACAGCAATTCTTAGGCGTTGTGTTTGCATTACATTCTTCCTTCGTAAAATATTGAAATCTTTAAGTTTTAATTAAGCTAGATAGTAAAAAACCCTTGGGAGATTGGTCTCCCAAGGGTCTAAAATCTTAAAAATACTTTGATTTAACCACCGGGAGTTTCCTGTCTCCCGGGTATGCGTACATCTCCCGAAAGACTCTTAGGGATGATGGTGATGATGAATGTTCATTACAAAATTACGCATACTTAATTACACCGAATGTGTTCACTGGATTGCTTTCAACACTATCTAAGCTCGTCTCATTTTTCAACAAAAAATTTCACTTTTTGTAATCTTTTTCTAGCTACCGTCTTTCAACCACAAAAAAGGAGGCCTTAGCCTCCTTCAATATTCTACATTTTCAAATACTAAGCAGCTTTACAGCTCACCATCTTTGATTTCGCCAGTGTGCTGAAAACAAAGCACACTGCAATGAATGCTGCCGTAGAAGCTGCTAGAGAAGCTAGCACAGATAGAGTCATACCAAGAACAACGAAACCAACACAAGATACACCCGCAACAGCTAACGCATATGGAAGCTGAGTAGAAACGTGGTCAATGTGATTACAACGAGCACCTGTCGAAGACAAAATCGTTGTATCTGAAATTGGTGAACAGTGGTCACCAAATACTGAACCCGCTAATACCGCACTTAACATTGGCAGCATTAAAGCGATTTCCGTTGCGCCAGCCATATCGCCTGCAATTGGTAACATGATACCGAACGTACCCCATGACGTACCTGTTGAGAACGCCATAATGCCTGACAGTAGGAACAAAATAACTGGCAGCCAGTGTGGGTCAATATTGCCTTGAGCTAGAGATGAAAGGTACGCGCCCGTTTTCATGTCACCGATAACTGAACCAATCGTCCATGCAAAAACAAGGATTAAGATCGCACCAAACATCGACTTAGCGCCGATCCAAAGCGTACGTGCAATTTCAGTGATCGCGATACCTTGCTTAACTACGGTAAACATCGCAACAGCTAAACCCACTAAACCACCGTAAATCAGTGACGTACCAACATCGGTATTTTCAAACGCACCAAGTACATTGAACGACTTGCCATCGGCTACCAGTGCTTGTCCGCCTGTGTAAAGCATGGAACCGATGGTTGCAATGATAAGTAAAACGATAGGGTAAATAAGGTCTGACACCTTACCCTTTTCGCTTTCACGAATGTCAAGTTCATCGTTTAAATCACGCGCTTGTTCGTCATTCTCAGACATATCATCATCGAAACCTTGGCCCTGAGAAGCATTGATTTCGTGTTGGCGCATCTGACCGATATCCATTTGGAACCAAACAACGGCGAACACCATTAATAGCGCAAATACCGCATAGAAGTTCATAGGAACCAAACGAAGGTAAGCACCAAGCGCAGAATACTCAGTGATACCGTGTGATACTAGAATGCCACCAATGATGGTCATAATGTATGCACCCCAGCTGGAAGCTGGCATAACAACGCACATAGGTGCCGCTGTTGAATCTAGGATATAAGCTAGTTTAGCGCGTGAGACGTAAAAACGGTCAGTAACAGGGCGAGAAATTGAGCCAACCGCT includes:
- a CDS encoding Na+/H+ antiporter NhaC family protein, encoding MNLLDFASSPLSLIPALVALSLAIITRRVLVSLGMGIALGALLLADYSVGDAIGYIGTKVKNVFIEDGGLNTWNMSIVGFLLLLGMMTALLTLSGGTRAFAEWAQVRVKSKRGSKLLAAFLGVFIFVDDYFNSLAVGSISRPVTDRFYVSRAKLAYILDSTAAPMCVVMPASSWGAYIMTIIGGILVSHGITEYSALGAYLRLVPMNFYAVFALLMVFAVVWFQMDIGQMRQHEINASQGQGFDDDMSENDEQARDLNDELDIRESEKGKVSDLIYPIVLLIIATIGSMLYTGGQALVADGKSFNVLGAFENTDVGTSLIYGGLVGLAVAMFTVVKQGIAITEIARTLWIGAKSMFGAILILVFAWTIGSVIGDMKTGAYLSSLAQGNIDPHWLPVILFLLSGIMAFSTGTSWGTFGIMLPIAGDMAGATEIALMLPMLSAVLAGSVFGDHCSPISDTTILSSTGARCNHIDHVSTQLPYALAVAGVSCVGFVVLGMTLSVLASLAASTAAFIAVCFVFSTLAKSKMVSCKAA
- the hisG gene encoding ATP phosphoribosyltransferase; the encoded protein is MQTQRLRIAVQKKGRLSEECQDLLKKCGVKFNVMGERLVVHSLNMPIDLLLVRDDDIPGLIMDGVVDLGFVGENVLEETRYDRIALNQPSDFIDLRRMDFGGCRLSIAIDKDVEYNGPQDLKGKRIATTYPQLLKAYMAERGIDFSTCMLTGSVEVAPRAGLADAIADLVSTGATLEANGLKEVEVIFQSKAKLIQRTGEFAPDKAALIDRLLTRMNGVQQAKESKYIMLHAPVEKLPQITALLPGAEDPTVLPLSADKTRVAVHLVSAENLFWETMEKLKALGASSILVLPIEKMME